Proteins encoded in a region of the candidate division TA06 bacterium B3_TA06 genome:
- a CDS encoding protein-L-isoaspartate O-methyltransferase translates to MGVTGVTGVMGTGCGGKMKGEERPDPYQTAREQMVRVQLEARDITDERVLTAFRKVPRHVFVPDSYQTSAYGDFPLPIGEDQTISQPYMVALMTQLLELKGTEKVLEVGTGSGYQAAILGELAAEVYTIELLSGLAETAEKRLDSLGYTNVHVKAGDGYLGWPEAAPFEGIIITCAPKKLPQPLVEQLAIGGRLVVPIGPQHRAQTLTIYTKQDTGLAKRYEGGCYFVPMRGMIEKD, encoded by the coding sequence ATGGGTGTTACGGGTGTTACGGGTGTTATGGGTACGGGGTGTGGAGGGAAGATGAAAGGGGAAGAACGTCCCGATCCTTATCAGACTGCGCGTGAGCAGATGGTAAGGGTGCAGCTTGAGGCCAGGGACATCACCGATGAACGGGTGCTTACCGCGTTTCGCAAGGTGCCACGTCATGTCTTTGTCCCGGATTCCTATCAAACAAGCGCTTACGGCGATTTTCCACTTCCCATAGGCGAGGACCAGACCATCTCCCAGCCCTATATGGTGGCGTTGATGACTCAGCTTCTGGAGCTTAAGGGTACAGAAAAGGTGCTTGAGGTAGGCACCGGCTCAGGCTACCAGGCCGCGATCCTTGGCGAGCTGGCAGCCGAGGTATACACGATAGAGCTTCTTTCCGGGCTTGCCGAGACCGCTGAGAAGCGCCTTGATTCGCTCGGATACACCAATGTGCACGTGAAGGCGGGCGACGGGTATCTCGGCTGGCCTGAGGCCGCACCGTTTGAGGGAATCATAATCACCTGCGCGCCGAAAAAGCTTCCCCAGCCTCTTGTGGAACAACTTGCGATAGGGGGGAGGCTTGTGGTTCCCATCGGCCCTCAACACCGCGCTCAGACCTTGACTATCTACACCAAGCAAGATACGGGCCTGGCTAAACGCTACGAGGGCGGCTGCTACTTCGTGCCCATGCGCGGGATGATAGAGAAGGATTAG